A genome region from Megalobrama amblycephala isolate DHTTF-2021 linkage group LG16, ASM1881202v1, whole genome shotgun sequence includes the following:
- the mlnr gene encoding LOW QUALITY PROTEIN: growth hormone secretagogue receptor type 1 (The sequence of the model RefSeq protein was modified relative to this genomic sequence to represent the inferred CDS: deleted 1 base in 1 codon), with protein MEEFMEDHHCGDSLFPTSTLIPVTTICILLFIVGVTGNTMTILIIQRFKDMKTTTNLYLSSMAISDLVIFLSLPFDLYRLWKYVPWVFGELVCSLSHYINEACTNATILHITVLSMERYLAICFPFKAKAAITKRRVKYVILALWGFALLSAAPMFFLMGVEYENETIPDPGTRQCKHTRYAIDSGLLHTTIWVSTTYFFCPMFCLLFLYGSIGRKLWKSRHELHGPNAAARQKVNRQTVKILAVVVLVFAICWLPYHIGRFLFTHVDDYHSARLSQNFNVASMVLFYLSASINPVLYNLMSNKYRSAIKRLFLLARRHHHRPNRRHISTRDDITACTETFSGVKETIMTRVGSQEPVPF; from the exons ATGGAGGAGTTTATGGAGGACCACCATTGCGGAGACTCTCTCTTCCCAACCTCCACCCTCATTCCTGTCACCACCATTTGCATCCTGCTCTTCATCGTCGGCGTAACCGGCAACACCATGACCATCCTCATTATCCAGCGCTTCAAGGACATGAAGACCACCACCAACCTGTATCTCTCCAGCATGGCCATCTCAGACCTGGTCATCTTCCTCAGCCTCCCCTTCGACCTCTACCGCCTCTGGAAGTACGTACCTTGGGTCTTCGGGGAGCTGGTGTGCAGTCTTTCACACTACATCAATGAAGCGTGCACCAACGCCACCATCCTCCACATCACAGTGCTCAGCATGGAGCGTTACCTGGCCATCTGCTTCCCTTTCAAAGCCAAGGCTGCCATCACCAAGCGGAGGGTCAAGTATGTCATCTTGGCTCTGTGGGGCTTTGCCCTACTGTCTGCTGCACCGATGTTCTTCCTGATGGGTGTGGAGTACGAGAACGAGACGATACCTGATCCAGGCACGCGGCAGTGCAAGCACACACGCTATGCCATTGACTCTGGGTTACTGCACACCACCATCTGGGTGTCGACCACCTACTTCTTCTGCCCCATGTTTTGCCTGCTCTTCCTGTACGGATCCATTGGA CGAAAGTTGTGGAAGAGTCGTCATGAGCTTCATGGGCCCAATGCGGCAGCCAGACAGAAGGTTAATCGGCAGACTGTCAAGATTCTGG CTGTTGTTGTATTGGTCTTTGCCATATGCTGGCTGCCGTACCACATCGGTCGGTTCCTCTTCACACACGTTGATGACTACCACTCCGCCCGCCTCAGTCAGAACTTCAACGTGGCCTCCATGGTGCTCTTCTACCTGAGTGCCTCAATTAACCCCGTCCTCTACAACCTCATGTCCAACAAGTACCGCTCTGCCATCAAACGCCTCTTCCTGTTGGCCCGCAGGCACCACCACAGGCCCAACCGGAGGCATATTTCGACGCGTGATGACATCACCGCCTGCACAGAGACATTCAGTGGGGTGAAAGAGACCATAATGACTAGGGTTGGGTCTCAAGAACCAGTTCCATTTTAG